A genomic window from Lycium barbarum isolate Lr01 chromosome 4, ASM1917538v2, whole genome shotgun sequence includes:
- the LOC132636375 gene encoding large ribosomal subunit protein uL2-like, translated as MGRVIRAQRKGAGSVFKSHTHHRKGAAKFRSLDFGERNGYLKGVVTEIIHDPGRGAPLARMTFRHPFRYKHQKELFVAAEGMYTGQFIYCGKKANLMVGNVLALRSIPEGAVVCNVEHKVGDRGVFARSSGDYAIVISHNPDNGTTRIKLPSGSKKIVPSGCRAMIGQVAGGGRTEKPMLKAGNAYHKYRVKRNCWPKVRGVAMNPVEHPHGGGNHQHIGHASTVRRDAPPGQKVGLIAARRTGRLRGQAAATAAKADK; from the exons ATGGGTAGGGTGATAAGAGCACAACGTAAAGGAGCAGGCTCCGTTTTCAAATCTCACACTCATCACCGTAAAGGTGCTGCCAAATTCCGTTCGCTTGATTTCGGTGAACGTAATGGTTACCTCAAAGGTGTTGTTACTGAAATCATACATGATCCAG GTAGGGGTGCACCTTTAGCCCGTATGACATTTCGTCATCCGTTCCGTTACAAGCATCAGAAGGAGTTGTTCGTTGCTGCAGAAGGGATGTACACTGGTCAGTTCATTTACTGTGGGAAGAAAGCTAATCTCATGGTTGGTAATGTGTTAGCATTGAGATCTATCCCTGAAGGAGCTGTTGTTTGTAATGTGGAGCATAAAGTTGGTGACCGTGGTGTTTTTGCTAGATCCTCTGGTGATTATGCTATTGTTATCAGTCACAACCCTGATAACGGAACAACTAG GATAAAGCTTCCATCTGGATCCAAGAAGATTGTGCCCAGTGGGTGTAGAGCCATGATTGGGCAGGTTGCTGGTGGAGGAAGAACTGAGAAGCCAATGCTTAAAGCTGGTAACGCATACCACAAGTACCGGGTAAAGAGGAACTGCTGGCCAAAGGTTCGTGGTGTTGCTATGAATCCCGTGGAGCATCCTCATGGTGGTGGTAACCATCAACATATTGGTCATGCCAGTACTGTCCGTCGTGATGCACCACCTGGGCAAAAGGTTGGTCTTATTGCTGCAAGGAGGACTGGTCGTCTTCGTGGTCAAGCTGCTGCTACTGCTGCCAAAGCTGACAAATAA